Proteins from a single region of Gorilla gorilla gorilla isolate KB3781 chromosome 16, NHGRI_mGorGor1-v2.1_pri, whole genome shotgun sequence:
- the ZNF280D gene encoding zinc finger protein 280D isoform X6 → MGDNPFQPKSNSKMAELFMECEEEELEPWQKKVKEVEDDDDDEPIFVGEISSSKPAISNILNRVNPSSYSRGLKNGALSRGITAAFKPASQHYTNPTSNPVPASPINFHPESRSSDSSVIVQPFSKPVSVSKTIRPAQGSIGCCLSIPTVPS, encoded by the exons ATGGGCGACAACCCTTTTCAACCAAAAA GTAATTCAAAAATGGCAGAACTGTTTATGGAATGTGAAGAAGAGGAGCTGGAACCATGgcagaagaaagtaaaagaagttgaggatgacgatgatgatgagccAATCTTTGTTGGCGAGATATCAAGTTCAAAACCAGCAATTTCAA ATATTTTGAACAGAGTTAACCCCAGCTCATATTCAAGGGGACTAAAGAATGGTGCACTCAGTCGAG GTATTACTGCTGCATTCAAGCCTGCAAGTCAACACTACACGAATCCAACATCAAATCCAGTGCCTGCCTCACCAATAAATTTTCATCCTGAGTCTAGATCTTCAGATAGTTCTGTTATTGTTCAGCCTTTTTCTAAACCTGTAAGTGTTTCTAAAACTATACGGCCAGCTCAGGGATCCATTGGATGTTGTTTATCAATACCAACAGTACCCAGTTAA